The DNA segment TCAATTTTTTGAAGAAGACCAGAACAGAGTGGATGCATTAAAAGAAATCCAAAAACAAAATGAACAATAGAATAAAGTGAAGAGAGGCTGTTTCTATGACAGCCTCTCTTTTAGAATAGATTTGGATAATGGTCAAAGGACTGATCCTGATCGGGCAGTAAGGAAACTCTTCCTTCCCCATCATCAATGGCTTGTATACCCTGAATTAAACCATTTTCAGCCTCTACCAACGCTTTGCGGTATGAAATAATCCGTCCTTCTGATGTCACAAAGCTGATGATTTCTCCAAAATGATTGCGGTGAAGGGCAACGATTGTTTCCATATGAATTTCCCCCTTTCCGCACTAGTGTTTCTAAAA comes from the Neobacillus sp. PS2-9 genome and includes:
- a CDS encoding DUF3892 domain-containing protein, whose product is METIVALHRNHFGEIISFVTSEGRIISYRKALVEAENGLIQGIQAIDDGEGRVSLLPDQDQSFDHYPNLF